From Sphingomonas hengshuiensis, one genomic window encodes:
- a CDS encoding MmgE/PrpD family protein, which yields MVNAAERFAEHALATDWERLSPVTQSAALTFLHDSLAVGIAGRNAPLADALAETVMRWTGFGGSSFVLGRPGLRVPAPYAAFINAFQIHAQEYDCVHEPAVAHPMATVCAALLAEAGRSTPCSGADFLAAMVAGVDIVACLGMAPKGRLKFFRPATAGIFGTTAALARLRRFDRQTTVDALGYALAFASGTMQAHIEGKPTLAVQVAAAARSAIEAADLAQAGFSGPAGSIDGPFGYLSLFEDDVALEPLLESLGALRRIEEVSWKPFPTGRAAHGAIVALQRMMAEQGLTADKLDQFTYRAPPLIERLVGRRPIRSMAVPYARLCFAWLGAIVLTRGTVVLDDFTPERLGDPDLSALAERIVVAADDNLDAAAFVPAVATATLKDGSVLRVDIDRQFGSPEWPLSREQHLAKARACLAFGGAEGVEAALSACIDHFATLTDVAAALTAVLEGNAAAAL from the coding sequence ATGGTGAACGCAGCCGAACGTTTCGCGGAACATGCGCTGGCGACCGACTGGGAGCGGCTTTCCCCCGTTACGCAATCCGCGGCTCTGACCTTCCTGCACGACAGCCTCGCCGTCGGGATCGCCGGGCGCAATGCGCCGCTTGCCGACGCGTTGGCGGAAACCGTGATGAGGTGGACGGGCTTTGGCGGCTCCAGTTTCGTGCTGGGAAGACCCGGCCTTCGGGTGCCGGCGCCCTATGCCGCATTTATCAACGCATTCCAGATCCATGCCCAGGAATATGACTGCGTCCACGAACCCGCCGTCGCGCACCCAATGGCCACGGTCTGCGCAGCCCTGCTGGCCGAAGCGGGACGATCAACGCCCTGTAGCGGGGCGGATTTTCTCGCCGCCATGGTCGCCGGCGTCGATATCGTCGCGTGTCTGGGCATGGCGCCGAAAGGGCGGTTGAAGTTTTTTCGCCCCGCAACAGCGGGGATTTTCGGCACGACTGCGGCGCTGGCCCGGCTCCGGCGCTTCGATCGACAGACGACGGTCGACGCGCTGGGCTACGCGCTGGCGTTCGCCAGCGGGACCATGCAGGCCCATATCGAAGGCAAGCCGACGCTGGCGGTGCAGGTCGCGGCGGCGGCACGCTCCGCGATCGAGGCTGCGGACCTCGCGCAGGCCGGCTTCAGCGGACCAGCCGGCTCCATCGACGGCCCCTTTGGCTATCTGTCGCTTTTCGAGGACGATGTCGCGCTGGAGCCGCTCCTGGAATCGCTCGGTGCCCTCCGCCGGATCGAAGAGGTTAGCTGGAAACCCTTCCCCACGGGCCGGGCGGCCCATGGCGCGATCGTCGCGCTGCAACGCATGATGGCGGAACAGGGCCTTACCGCCGACAAGCTGGACCAGTTTACCTATCGCGCGCCGCCGCTGATCGAGCGGCTGGTCGGGCGGCGGCCCATACGCTCGATGGCGGTGCCCTATGCGCGCCTGTGTTTCGCATGGCTCGGCGCCATTGTCCTGACACGCGGCACGGTGGTGCTGGATGACTTCACCCCCGAGCGGCTCGGGGACCCCGATCTTTCCGCTCTGGCCGAGCGCATTGTCGTGGCGGCGGATGACAATCTCGACGCCGCAGCCTTTGTCCCGGCCGTGGCCACCGCAACCCTGAAGGATGGGTCGGTGCTGCGGGTCGATATCGATCGGCAGTTCGGGTCGCCCGAATGGCCCCTCAGCCGCGAACAGCATCTGGCAAAGGCCCGTGCCTGCCTCGCATTCGGCGGGGCAGAAGGCGTCGAGGCGGCACTGTCGGCATGTATCGATCATTTCGCCACACTGACCGACGTCGCCGCTGCGCTGACGGCAGTTCTGGAAGGCAATGCCGCAGCGGCGCTTTGA
- a CDS encoding GntR family transcriptional regulator, producing the protein MVDRGAAVPLYHQIFLQLRDEILSGQRPYHSAMPTEQELSELFGVSRITARRVLGELAQQHFVERKRRLGTRVVFRSPGKPIEANIDQAVDSLLALGQGTTVNVIEVTMENASRTVSDLLKIPAGEQVVRAVRVRCLDGEPIGHVVSFVPASLEKIITRNTLVKAPILRLLHDAGRRAKHAEQTIGATLADTNFAEALDIEPRAALLRIVRTVYDEEDNPFLLTFAHYRADRFNIRLDLQEPAAAS; encoded by the coding sequence TTGGTCGATCGTGGCGCCGCGGTGCCTTTATATCACCAGATATTCCTTCAGCTCCGCGACGAGATATTGAGTGGCCAGCGCCCTTATCATAGCGCCATGCCCACCGAGCAGGAATTGTCCGAACTATTCGGCGTGTCGCGGATCACCGCCCGGCGCGTCCTGGGGGAACTCGCCCAGCAGCATTTTGTCGAGCGCAAGCGCCGACTGGGCACGCGGGTGGTGTTTCGCTCGCCCGGCAAGCCGATTGAGGCGAATATCGACCAAGCCGTCGACTCGCTCTTGGCCCTGGGCCAGGGTACAACGGTCAATGTCATTGAAGTGACAATGGAAAATGCCTCGCGAACGGTTTCCGACCTGCTGAAGATCCCTGCCGGCGAGCAAGTGGTTCGCGCGGTCCGTGTCCGCTGTCTCGACGGGGAGCCGATCGGGCATGTCGTCAGCTTCGTACCCGCGAGCCTCGAGAAGATCATAACCCGCAACACGCTCGTAAAGGCCCCGATCCTGAGGCTGCTGCACGATGCCGGGCGCCGGGCGAAGCACGCGGAACAGACGATTGGCGCCACATTGGCCGACACGAATTTCGCGGAGGCACTGGATATCGAGCCGCGCGCAGCGCTGCTCCGCATTGTGCGAACGGTCTATGACGAGGAAGACAATCCTTTCCTGCTCACCTTCGCGCATTATCGCGCCGACCGATTCAATATCAGGCTGGATTTGCAAGAGCCCGCCGCAGCAAGCTGA
- a CDS encoding polysaccharide deacetylase family protein, which yields MREGEADPGLYDYAPYRNRPRIEWPDGKTVAVWVSPNLEYYEFDPPANPHRKSWAKPHPDVVGYAHRDYANRVGHWRMADMMERHGFKGSVSLSVALCQHVPEVVENANALGWEFFSHGIYNTRYSYGMDEAQERAIIEDSIRTVREATGQTIRGWLAPALTHTPRTLDLIAEYGLTYTCDLYHDDQPMPVSVRSGRLISMPYSLEVNDHYGFFVYNMSPREYADTLIRQYQRLAAEGAASGTVMCIPLHSYLIGQPHRIGAFEEVLKHIAADGRAWITRSGDIAAHYLAHQTGNGGVQA from the coding sequence ATGCGGGAAGGCGAAGCTGATCCCGGTCTGTATGACTATGCGCCGTACCGCAACCGTCCGCGCATCGAGTGGCCGGACGGGAAAACGGTCGCGGTCTGGGTGTCGCCCAACCTGGAATATTATGAGTTCGATCCGCCCGCCAATCCCCACCGCAAGAGCTGGGCAAAGCCGCATCCCGACGTCGTCGGATACGCCCACCGCGACTATGCCAACCGGGTAGGACATTGGCGCATGGCGGACATGATGGAGCGCCACGGGTTCAAGGGATCGGTCTCGCTTTCGGTGGCGCTGTGCCAGCACGTTCCCGAAGTGGTCGAGAACGCCAATGCGCTGGGCTGGGAGTTCTTCAGCCACGGCATTTACAACACCCGCTACAGCTATGGCATGGACGAGGCGCAGGAGCGCGCGATCATCGAGGATTCGATCCGCACCGTGCGCGAGGCGACGGGGCAGACGATCCGCGGCTGGCTAGCTCCGGCGCTGACCCACACGCCGCGCACGCTGGACCTGATTGCCGAATATGGCCTCACCTACACCTGCGACCTGTATCATGACGATCAGCCGATGCCGGTTTCGGTGCGGTCGGGCCGCCTGATCTCGATGCCGTATAGCCTTGAGGTCAACGACCATTATGGCTTCTTCGTCTATAATATGAGCCCCCGCGAATATGCCGACACGCTCATTCGCCAATATCAGCGTCTGGCCGCCGAAGGCGCGGCGTCGGGGACGGTGATGTGCATCCCGCTTCACTCCTACCTGATCGGCCAACCGCATCGCATCGGAGCGTTCGAGGAAGTGCTCAAGCATATCGCCGCCGACGGCCGGGCGTGGATCACGCGCAGCGGGGACATCGCCGCGCATTATCTGGCCCACCAGACCGGAAACGGGGGAGTACAGGCATGA
- a CDS encoding hydroxymethylglutaryl-CoA lyase — protein MDVLISEVGPRDGLQSIAPIMLKEDKMLWIRRAAAAGVREIEVGSFVPAKLLPQLADTAEIVTGAIEIPGLTVAALVPNARGAADAIAAGAHKITLPLSCSESHSLANLRRTHAQVLEEARAIAGMIRALPKERRPHFEGSLSTAFGCTIEGRVPEAQVAGLAEALMAAGCDEVGLADTTGYANPVAVRNMIAILWSAVGKDALTGIHLHNTRGLGLANALAAFDAGLTTFDSSLGGLGGCPFAPGASGNIVTEDLVFMFEAMGVRTGIDLDALFAIREIVANAVGGEPLYGFAPEAGLPKGFVQATQAKKDVHA, from the coding sequence ATGGACGTACTGATCAGCGAGGTGGGGCCGCGCGACGGGTTGCAGAGCATCGCTCCCATCATGCTGAAAGAAGACAAGATGCTTTGGATAAGGCGCGCTGCCGCTGCGGGCGTGCGGGAGATTGAGGTTGGCAGCTTCGTGCCTGCCAAGCTGTTGCCCCAGCTCGCCGATACCGCCGAAATTGTTACAGGTGCAATTGAAATCCCGGGCCTCACCGTTGCCGCGCTCGTCCCCAACGCGCGCGGTGCCGCCGACGCGATCGCGGCGGGCGCCCACAAGATCACCTTGCCGCTTTCGTGCAGCGAGTCGCACAGCCTGGCGAACCTGCGCCGCACCCATGCACAGGTCCTGGAAGAGGCGAGGGCGATTGCCGGGATGATCAGGGCATTGCCCAAGGAGCGCCGCCCGCATTTCGAGGGCAGTCTTTCGACGGCTTTCGGTTGTACGATCGAAGGTCGCGTGCCCGAAGCGCAGGTTGCGGGGCTGGCCGAGGCGCTGATGGCGGCGGGCTGCGACGAGGTGGGGCTGGCCGACACCACCGGCTATGCGAACCCCGTTGCAGTTCGCAACATGATCGCCATCCTGTGGAGCGCGGTCGGCAAGGACGCGCTGACCGGCATCCATCTGCACAACACGCGCGGCCTTGGCCTCGCCAATGCGCTCGCGGCGTTCGATGCCGGGCTAACGACGTTCGACAGTTCGCTGGGAGGGTTGGGCGGGTGCCCGTTCGCGCCGGGCGCGAGCGGCAACATCGTGACCGAAGACCTGGTCTTCATGTTCGAGGCGATGGGTGTCCGTACCGGAATCGATCTCGATGCGCTGTTTGCGATACGCGAGATCGTGGCAAATGCCGTCGGCGGCGAGCCGCTTTATGGTTTCGCGCCGGAGGCCGGCCTCCCCAAGGGATTTGTTCAGGCGACACAAGCGAAGAAGGACGTTCACGCATGA
- a CDS encoding DUF3108 domain-containing protein, which yields MKHKTISGKILYTSKKPGREGQERGREYFTFTSHEDGKRTLRAICEIEEPDPTVLRDITYSLDENDMPMDCFVRLTVGDQFMGSGWIRMTEDAIECESYGPSIGRVSQRVPIVGAYDGFGTHPIAGDAYITKKVDRSRGPHRREFRVFVPSPDHRGATPPLIAEANIQLAYVGEETVTVQAGTFDCYRYRYSDENAGMATSNGAHPEYDVWVTADEDAIFVQGGVGGYMQTWYELVELTRR from the coding sequence ATGAAGCATAAGACCATTAGCGGGAAGATTCTGTACACGTCGAAAAAGCCGGGACGCGAAGGGCAGGAGCGCGGCCGCGAGTATTTCACCTTCACCAGCCACGAAGACGGCAAACGCACGCTGCGCGCGATCTGCGAAATCGAGGAGCCGGATCCCACCGTACTTCGCGACATCACCTATAGCCTCGATGAAAACGACATGCCGATGGACTGTTTCGTCCGCCTGACGGTCGGCGATCAATTCATGGGTTCCGGCTGGATCCGCATGACCGAGGATGCGATCGAATGCGAAAGCTATGGGCCATCGATCGGCCGCGTGTCGCAGCGCGTGCCGATCGTCGGAGCCTATGACGGTTTCGGCACCCACCCGATCGCGGGCGATGCCTATATCACGAAGAAGGTCGATCGGTCTCGCGGGCCGCACCGCCGGGAATTCCGCGTATTCGTGCCCTCCCCGGACCACCGCGGTGCAACTCCGCCGCTGATCGCGGAAGCCAATATCCAGCTTGCCTATGTCGGCGAGGAAACCGTCACGGTGCAGGCTGGGACCTTTGACTGCTATCGCTACCGCTACAGCGACGAGAACGCGGGCATGGCGACCTCCAACGGCGCGCACCCCGAATATGATGTGTGGGTGACGGCCGACGAAGACGCGATCTTCGTCCAAGGCGGTGTCGGGGGATATATGCAGACCTGGTACGAACTCGTCGAACTGACCCGCCGCTAA
- a CDS encoding isochorismatase family protein, producing the protein MTIIGTKMVSDGRTARDIFEELRASPVRAKFGFGEKLAIVNVDFQTAYTRIDEFKTAYETDPRQIEHTNRISDLARAKGMPVIWTRVGYAPDGSDAGVWGTRSDTEDSLQNVKIGSRRHEFDERCRVDPSDTVYTKRMASAFFETPLHSLLVWHKVDTVVVTGGSTSGCVRATAVDSLSRGYRTIVPIETCADKHESFHYANLTDLLIKYADVEPVQTVVDWLEAR; encoded by the coding sequence ATGACCATCATTGGGACCAAAATGGTATCCGACGGGCGCACGGCGCGCGATATCTTCGAGGAGCTCAGGGCGTCGCCGGTTCGCGCGAAATTCGGGTTCGGCGAAAAGCTGGCGATCGTGAACGTCGATTTCCAGACGGCCTATACAAGGATCGACGAATTCAAAACCGCTTATGAAACCGATCCCCGGCAGATCGAACATACAAACCGGATTTCCGACCTGGCGCGGGCAAAGGGCATGCCGGTGATCTGGACTCGCGTCGGCTATGCTCCGGACGGTTCCGACGCCGGCGTCTGGGGCACGCGCAGCGACACCGAGGATTCGCTCCAGAACGTCAAGATCGGCAGCCGCCGGCACGAATTCGACGAGCGGTGCCGGGTCGATCCCTCCGATACCGTCTATACCAAGCGCATGGCTTCGGCCTTTTTCGAAACGCCGCTGCACAGCCTGCTTGTCTGGCACAAGGTGGACACGGTGGTGGTGACGGGTGGCAGTACCTCGGGCTGCGTGCGCGCGACGGCGGTGGATTCGCTGTCGCGCGGGTATCGCACCATCGTTCCGATCGAAACCTGCGCCGACAAGCATGAGAGCTTTCACTACGCCAATTTGACCGACCTGCTGATCAAATATGCCGATGTCGAGCCGGTTCAGACGGTCGTCGACTGGCTGGAGGCGCGCTGA
- the leuD gene encoding 3-isopropylmalate dehydratase small subunit: MKPLLCITSQAAPLLRENIDTDIIIPSREMRTVSKTGLSDGLFAGWRYIEGRTPNPDFVLNQPQFRAAEILIVGSNFGCGSSREHAVWALAEYGFRVIVAPSFSPIFHANCIRNGVAPVILPESDIKGLAAHADAGEAIRVSLEDMAISAAGESWSFSLEDEPRMMLMEGLDAIELTLKHQGDIAAFRQSDAMVRPWVYLSGRRACP; this comes from the coding sequence ATGAAACCACTCCTCTGCATCACGTCGCAGGCCGCGCCATTGCTGCGGGAAAATATCGACACCGATATCATCATCCCCTCACGGGAAATGCGGACCGTGTCCAAGACCGGCCTTTCCGACGGGTTGTTCGCGGGCTGGCGCTATATCGAGGGACGAACGCCCAATCCGGATTTCGTCCTCAACCAGCCGCAGTTCCGCGCCGCCGAAATCCTGATCGTCGGATCGAATTTCGGATGCGGGTCAAGCCGCGAACATGCGGTCTGGGCGCTCGCCGAATATGGCTTCCGCGTGATTGTCGCACCGTCGTTCAGTCCCATCTTTCACGCCAACTGCATCCGCAACGGCGTTGCGCCGGTGATTTTGCCCGAAAGCGATATCAAGGGGCTAGCGGCCCATGCCGACGCTGGCGAAGCGATCCGGGTCAGCCTCGAAGACATGGCCATTTCCGCTGCCGGCGAAAGCTGGTCCTTCTCGCTCGAGGACGAGCCGCGGATGATGCTGATGGAGGGGCTGGACGCGATCGAACTGACGTTGAAGCACCAGGGCGATATCGCGGCATTCCGGCAATCGGACGCGATGGTGCGGCCCTGGGTCTATCTGTCCGGGCGGCGGGCCTGCCCGTGA
- a CDS encoding CaiB/BaiF CoA transferase family protein, whose product MAGIRVIEFSHMVMGPSAGVILADLGADVIKVEPLGGDHTRRLLGSGAGYFPMFNRNKRSIAIDLKSESGIAVARKLVDSADVLVENFRPGALEKLGLGPERVRETNPGLIYYAAKGFLAGPYENRTALDEVAQMMGGLAYMTGPSGRPLRAGSSVIDIAGGMFGVIGILAALHQRVKTGAGAQVRSSLFETTAFIVGQHMAQLAVTGAAARPMPERISAWAIYDLFETATPGEQIFVGVVSDGQWAAFTNMFDLGPIGSDPEFATNAARVQARDRILPTVRTLFASMTRAALVQQLEAAGVAFAPIARPEDLFDDPHLNSNGGLVDLTLDTGKPIRLPALPVEIDGRLPAIYRDLPLAGADGVAILNEIGVRAEEIRNLLDQGIVGGVDVRDAA is encoded by the coding sequence TTGGCGGGAATTCGGGTGATCGAGTTCAGCCATATGGTGATGGGGCCGTCCGCCGGAGTCATTCTAGCCGATCTTGGCGCGGACGTGATCAAGGTCGAACCGCTTGGTGGCGACCATACCCGTCGCCTGCTTGGCTCGGGCGCGGGCTATTTCCCCATGTTCAACCGCAACAAGCGTAGCATCGCCATCGATCTCAAATCGGAATCCGGCATCGCCGTCGCCCGCAAACTCGTCGACTCGGCGGATGTGCTGGTCGAGAATTTCCGACCCGGCGCGCTGGAAAAGCTTGGCCTGGGGCCGGAGCGCGTTCGCGAAACCAATCCGGGGCTCATCTACTACGCCGCCAAGGGCTTCCTCGCCGGCCCCTATGAAAATCGCACCGCGCTCGATGAAGTCGCCCAGATGATGGGCGGGCTTGCCTATATGACCGGCCCGTCGGGGCGGCCGCTCCGCGCGGGATCGTCGGTTATCGACATTGCTGGGGGAATGTTCGGCGTGATCGGCATCCTCGCGGCGCTGCATCAGCGCGTGAAGACCGGTGCGGGGGCGCAGGTCCGATCGTCGCTTTTCGAAACCACGGCGTTCATCGTCGGGCAGCATATGGCGCAACTGGCCGTCACCGGGGCGGCCGCGCGGCCGATGCCCGAACGGATTTCAGCATGGGCGATCTACGACCTGTTCGAAACCGCTACGCCCGGCGAGCAGATATTCGTCGGCGTCGTCAGCGATGGCCAATGGGCGGCGTTCACGAACATGTTCGATCTCGGGCCGATCGGCAGCGATCCCGAATTTGCGACCAACGCTGCGCGCGTGCAGGCGCGCGACCGTATCCTGCCGACAGTGCGGACATTATTTGCCTCCATGACGCGCGCCGCGCTGGTGCAACAACTCGAAGCCGCCGGCGTCGCCTTCGCCCCCATCGCCCGTCCGGAAGATCTGTTCGACGACCCGCATCTCAACAGCAATGGCGGCCTGGTCGACCTCACGCTCGACACGGGCAAACCCATTCGCCTGCCGGCGCTGCCGGTCGAAATCGATGGCAGGCTTCCCGCCATTTATCGCGACCTTCCGCTTGCGGGCGCCGATGGCGTGGCGATCCTGAACGAGATCGGCGTCCGCGCCGAGGAGATCAGGAACCTGTTGGACCAGGGCATCGTCGGCGGCGTGGACGTCCGCGATGCCGCCTAG
- a CDS encoding MFS transporter: MTALTPIPSQDSPRGWIVVFAAMIGVAVGLGPIPFYTIGMFAPELSKAFGWSFASLMGSLAVQSAVVMVMSPLAGWTVDRFGARRVAMISLTLFGLAFMSLALSTGSLWLYYGQWVLIAIVGAGTLSATWTRVVNGWFDRNLGIALGVASTGTGITGFLIKPFSAWLILEFGWRIALGVIGLIPIVIGLPVIALLFRERTGDNSAKGSVAEQREIDGRTEFGLTLVEALRSPRFWVMGVAFLFVAFALTAPTPNLENILRTFHFDLQTIGAITASFGLAVIAGRLLGGWLLDRMWAPAIAMIVLLIPATGSWLLAQQELTMATAFLSVLAIGIGAGFEFDLLAFLISRYFGQRNYGTIYGCFYTIIALGGGLGPVVYGYVFDLYGTYRLALMAGSACLLLGPALFLLLGPYPKWNGED; the protein is encoded by the coding sequence ATGACCGCGCTCACGCCGATACCATCTCAGGATTCGCCACGCGGATGGATCGTCGTCTTTGCAGCGATGATCGGCGTCGCTGTCGGACTCGGCCCCATCCCGTTTTACACGATCGGGATGTTCGCGCCCGAGCTGTCAAAGGCATTCGGCTGGAGTTTCGCATCGCTGATGGGCAGCCTTGCCGTTCAGTCGGCGGTCGTCATGGTCATGAGCCCGCTGGCGGGCTGGACGGTCGACCGCTTCGGTGCCCGGCGCGTGGCGATGATTTCGCTGACCCTGTTCGGGCTCGCCTTTATGAGCCTTGCGCTCAGTACCGGCTCGCTGTGGCTATATTACGGACAATGGGTACTTATCGCCATTGTCGGGGCGGGCACGCTTTCCGCCACCTGGACCCGGGTGGTGAATGGTTGGTTTGACCGCAACCTGGGAATCGCGCTCGGCGTCGCCAGTACCGGGACGGGAATCACCGGCTTCCTGATCAAGCCGTTTTCCGCCTGGCTGATCCTCGAATTCGGCTGGCGTATTGCCCTTGGCGTAATCGGCTTGATTCCCATCGTGATAGGACTGCCGGTCATTGCCCTGCTGTTCCGCGAACGAACCGGCGACAACTCGGCCAAGGGCAGCGTCGCCGAACAGCGCGAGATCGATGGAAGAACGGAATTCGGGCTGACGCTGGTCGAGGCCTTGAGAAGCCCCAGATTCTGGGTGATGGGGGTCGCCTTTCTGTTTGTTGCCTTCGCGCTGACCGCGCCCACGCCAAACCTGGAGAATATCCTTCGCACCTTCCATTTCGATTTGCAGACGATCGGTGCGATCACGGCATCGTTCGGCCTCGCCGTCATCGCCGGACGCCTGCTCGGCGGCTGGCTGCTGGACCGGATGTGGGCGCCCGCCATCGCGATGATCGTCCTCCTGATCCCCGCCACCGGTTCATGGCTGCTGGCGCAGCAGGAACTCACCATGGCGACCGCGTTCCTGTCCGTGCTCGCGATCGGCATCGGCGCGGGGTTCGAATTCGACCTTCTGGCATTTCTGATCAGCCGCTATTTCGGGCAACGCAATTACGGCACCATCTATGGCTGCTTCTACACCATTATCGCGCTCGGCGGCGGCTTGGGCCCGGTGGTCTACGGCTATGTGTTCGACCTGTACGGAACCTATCGCCTCGCACTGATGGCGGGCAGCGCGTGCCTGCTGCTCGGACCCGCGCTTTTCCTTCTCCTCGGCCCCTATCCGAAGTGGAACGGCGAAGACTGA
- a CDS encoding 3-isopropylmalate dehydratase large subunit produces the protein MTLAVERHGTALHEARTLAGKIWDQHVIRPLGGHIDLLAIDRILLHERTGGVALKSLDEAGRRVAAPAQVFATMDHIVDTFPGRTDDTLMPTGRAFLEATRDGARRHGITLFDLNDPGQGIVHVISPEQAIVLPGLSLVCPDSHTCTQGAFGALAWGIGSTEAEHALATMAVRVARPLDMRITIDGVLSTGIGAKDVALHIIRHLGSGGAKGHIIEFTGSAVRKMDMEARMTLCNMATELAAFSAIIAPDDTSFDYLAGRAYAPRGALWDDALALWRTLATDESATFAAEHRFDAGDVVPMITWGTSPQQAIPIDTRVPAITALGPDDSRTAYDNAIAYMGVTPGSDLTTLAIDAAFIGSCTNSRISDLRRAAALLKGRRVAVGVKAICVPGSTQVKRAAEAEGLDRIFIDAGFEWREAGCSMCFFAGGESFGARQRVVSSTNRNFESRQGPGTRTHIASPETVAASAVAGHIADPRLLEILP, from the coding sequence ATGACTCTGGCGGTCGAACGCCACGGCACCGCCCTGCACGAAGCGCGGACGCTTGCGGGCAAGATCTGGGATCAGCATGTCATCCGGCCCTTGGGAGGCCATATCGACCTGTTGGCGATCGATCGCATCCTGCTGCATGAACGCACCGGCGGCGTAGCGCTCAAGAGCCTCGACGAAGCCGGCCGGCGTGTCGCTGCCCCGGCGCAGGTATTCGCGACGATGGATCACATCGTCGACACGTTTCCGGGGCGCACGGATGATACGTTGATGCCCACAGGCAGGGCATTTCTCGAAGCCACGCGCGACGGCGCCCGCAGACACGGAATCACCCTCTTCGACCTGAACGACCCCGGACAGGGTATCGTCCATGTCATTTCGCCCGAACAAGCCATCGTCCTCCCCGGACTAAGCCTCGTCTGCCCCGACAGCCATACATGCACCCAAGGCGCGTTCGGGGCGCTCGCCTGGGGGATCGGATCGACCGAAGCCGAACACGCGCTGGCAACGATGGCGGTTCGCGTCGCGCGCCCGCTCGACATGCGGATCACGATCGATGGCGTCCTGTCGACAGGGATCGGCGCGAAGGATGTGGCGCTGCACATCATCCGGCACCTGGGGTCGGGCGGAGCCAAGGGACATATCATCGAATTCACAGGCAGCGCCGTCCGGAAGATGGACATGGAAGCCCGCATGACGCTGTGCAACATGGCGACCGAACTCGCGGCGTTCAGCGCGATCATCGCGCCCGACGACACCAGCTTCGACTATCTGGCGGGACGCGCCTATGCGCCGCGCGGCGCGCTATGGGATGACGCATTGGCCCTGTGGCGCACGCTGGCCACCGACGAGAGCGCGACCTTTGCCGCCGAACATCGCTTCGACGCCGGCGACGTCGTGCCGATGATCACCTGGGGTACAAGCCCGCAACAGGCGATACCGATCGATACGCGCGTACCCGCCATCACTGCGTTGGGACCCGACGACAGCCGGACCGCCTATGACAACGCCATCGCCTATATGGGCGTAACGCCGGGAAGCGACCTCACCACGCTGGCCATCGACGCGGCGTTCATCGGCTCCTGCACCAACAGTCGAATATCCGACCTGCGCCGCGCCGCTGCGCTCCTGAAGGGACGTCGCGTGGCGGTGGGGGTAAAGGCGATCTGCGTTCCCGGCTCCACCCAGGTCAAGCGCGCCGCCGAAGCGGAAGGGCTCGACCGGATCTTCATCGATGCCGGCTTCGAATGGCGCGAGGCCGGATGCTCGATGTGTTTCTTCGCCGGCGGCGAGAGCTTTGGCGCAAGACAACGGGTCGTCAGCTCCACCAACCGCAATTTCGAGAGTCGTCAGGGGCCGGGCACGCGCACGCATATCGCATCGCCCGAAACCGTCGCGGCGTCGGCCGTCGCGGGGCATATCGCCGACCCGCGCCTGCTTGAGATATTGCCATGA